From the Streptomyces pluripotens genome, one window contains:
- a CDS encoding organic hydroperoxide resistance protein, with translation MAEDTAVDTRPTKIMYVAEATAHGGRDGHVTSQDGRLQLKVAMPPELGGDGNGTNPEQLFAAGYSSCFHNALILVGNRAGYDLTGSTVAAKVGIGPNRHRGYGLAVALSISLPVLDPQLAAELVDAAHEVCPYSNATRGNIEVTILLG, from the coding sequence ATGGCCGAGGACACCGCCGTCGACACCCGTCCGACGAAGATCATGTACGTCGCCGAAGCCACTGCCCACGGCGGCCGGGACGGCCACGTCACCAGCCAGGACGGCCGACTGCAACTGAAGGTCGCGATGCCTCCGGAACTGGGCGGCGACGGCAACGGCACCAACCCTGAACAACTGTTCGCGGCCGGCTACAGCTCCTGCTTCCACAACGCGCTCATCCTGGTCGGCAACCGCGCGGGCTACGACCTGACCGGCTCCACGGTGGCGGCGAAGGTGGGCATCGGCCCGAACAGGCATCGCGGCTACGGCCTCGCGGTCGCTCTCAGCATCTCCCTGCCGGTCCTGGACCCGCAGCTGGCGGCCGAGCTGGTGGACGCGGCACACGAGGTATGCCCCTATTCGAACGCGACCCGCGGCAACATCGAGGTAACGATTCTGCTCGGCTGA
- a CDS encoding MarR family winged helix-turn-helix transcriptional regulator — translation MTRQEDRADRGAAGSLLLDDQLCFALYAAQRAVTAAYRPHLDALGLTYPQYLVLLVLWERGETSVKELARALRLDYGTVSPLLKRLERAGLVRRERATSDERSVLVACTGQGEQLRERAARVPGALLTTTGLGAQEAARLREELRKLTERADTATDCP, via the coding sequence GTGACGCGTCAAGAAGACCGAGCCGACCGGGGCGCCGCCGGGTCGCTCTTGCTGGACGACCAACTGTGTTTCGCGCTGTACGCGGCCCAGCGGGCTGTGACCGCTGCGTACCGCCCGCATCTGGACGCCCTCGGGCTCACCTACCCGCAGTACCTCGTGCTGCTCGTGCTGTGGGAGCGGGGCGAAACCAGTGTGAAGGAGCTGGCGCGTGCCCTCCGCCTGGACTACGGCACCGTGTCGCCGCTGCTGAAGCGGCTGGAGAGGGCAGGCCTGGTGCGCAGGGAGCGCGCCACGAGCGACGAGCGCTCGGTACTCGTCGCATGCACCGGACAGGGAGAGCAACTCAGGGAACGCGCAGCGCGTGTTCCCGGCGCACTGCTCACCACCACGGGACTCGGCGCACAGGAGGCAGCGCGATTGCGGGAGGAGCTGCGGAAGCTCACCGAGCGCGCCGACACGGCGACCGACTGCCCCTGA
- a CDS encoding energy-coupling factor ABC transporter ATP-binding protein, with product MVPVTPSLEVAGLAFAYPDGHQALFGVDFSVGRGERVALLGPNGAGKTTLVLHLNGILSGGTGTVTVAGLPVGKQHMAAIRQRVGIVFQDPDDQLFMPTVREDVAFGPAAAGIKGAALEQRVHRALEQVGMRDFADRPPHHLSFGQRRRVAVATVLAMEPEILVLDEPSSNLDPASRRELADILRSLDVTVLMVTHDLPYALELCPRSLILSGGVITADGPTGELLSDDELMRAHRLELPFGFDPKSVTMGA from the coding sequence ATGGTTCCTGTGACACCTTCATTGGAAGTGGCCGGACTGGCCTTCGCCTATCCGGACGGCCATCAGGCCCTGTTCGGAGTCGACTTCTCCGTCGGGCGCGGCGAACGGGTCGCCCTGCTCGGCCCGAACGGCGCCGGCAAGACGACCCTGGTGCTGCATCTGAACGGCATCCTGAGCGGCGGCACCGGCACGGTGACCGTCGCGGGGCTGCCCGTCGGCAAGCAGCACATGGCCGCCATCCGGCAGCGGGTGGGCATCGTCTTCCAGGACCCCGACGACCAACTGTTCATGCCAACGGTGCGGGAGGACGTGGCGTTCGGGCCGGCCGCCGCCGGGATCAAGGGTGCGGCACTGGAGCAACGGGTGCACCGTGCTCTGGAACAGGTCGGCATGCGGGACTTCGCCGACCGACCACCGCACCACCTGTCCTTCGGTCAGCGCCGGCGCGTGGCCGTGGCGACCGTACTGGCGATGGAACCGGAGATCCTGGTCCTGGACGAACCGTCCTCCAACCTCGACCCGGCATCCCGCCGGGAACTCGCCGACATCCTGCGCTCCTTGGACGTCACGGTCCTCATGGTCACGCACGACCTGCCCTACGCGCTGGAACTGTGCCCGCGCTCGCTGATCCTCAGCGGCGGCGTGATCACGGCGGACGGCCCGACCGGCGAGTTGCTCTCCGACGACGAGCTGATGCGGGCACACCGGCTGGAGCTGCCGTTCGGGTTCGACCCGAAGTCCGTGACAATGGGCGCGTGA
- the cbiQ gene encoding cobalt ECF transporter T component CbiQ has product MGAGHAHRLYRHGHSPVHTLPPHTKLAAAFLFVVVVVSTPREVMWAFALYAVLLAFVAHRAHVPAGFLLKRLLIEVPFVTFAVLMPFVAEGERVQVLGMSLSASGLWGAWNVLAKGTLGVAASVLLAATTELRELLLGLQRLKLPPLLVQIASFMIRYGDVITDEMRRMRIARESRGFEAKGVRHWGVLAKSAGALFIRSYERGERVHLAMMSRGYAGSMPVIDEATASRAQWSYALALPFTALVVCLLGWFL; this is encoded by the coding sequence GTGGGCGCGGGACACGCACACCGGCTCTACCGGCACGGCCACTCGCCCGTGCACACCCTGCCACCGCACACCAAACTGGCCGCCGCCTTCCTGTTCGTGGTCGTCGTGGTGTCGACCCCGCGCGAGGTGATGTGGGCGTTCGCGCTGTACGCCGTCCTGCTCGCGTTCGTCGCGCACCGCGCGCATGTGCCCGCCGGCTTCCTGCTCAAACGGCTGCTGATCGAGGTGCCGTTCGTGACGTTCGCGGTGCTCATGCCGTTCGTCGCGGAGGGTGAACGGGTGCAGGTGCTCGGCATGTCGCTGAGTGCGAGCGGGCTGTGGGGTGCCTGGAACGTGCTCGCCAAGGGCACCCTCGGTGTGGCCGCCTCGGTGCTGCTGGCCGCCACCACCGAGCTGCGCGAACTGTTGCTCGGCCTCCAGCGGTTGAAGCTGCCGCCGCTGCTCGTGCAGATCGCTTCCTTCATGATCCGCTACGGCGACGTCATCACCGATGAGATGCGCCGGATGCGGATCGCCCGCGAGTCGCGCGGTTTCGAGGCGAAGGGCGTGCGGCACTGGGGCGTGCTCGCCAAGTCGGCCGGCGCGCTGTTCATCCGCTCCTACGAGCGGGGGGAGCGGGTGCACCTGGCCATGATGAGCCGGGGATACGCCGGCTCGATGCCGGTCATCGACGAGGCGACCGCATCCCGGGCGCAGTGGTCGTACGCCCTGGCGCTCCCCTTCACCGCCCTCGTCGTCTGTCTGCTGGGATGGTTCCTGTGA
- a CDS encoding energy-coupling factor ABC transporter permease codes for MHVPDGFIDAPTSAVTGVVAAGALAVSLRGARRELDDRTAPLAGLVAAFIFAVQMLNFPVAAGTSGHLLGGALAAILVGPYTGVLCVSVVLLMQGVLFADGGLTALGVNITDMAIVTTVVSYAVFRGLLAVLPRKRRSVTIASFAAALVSVPAAAVVFTLIYAAGGTTDVSISKVATAMIGVHVLIGLGEAVITALTVSAVVAVRPDLVHGARGLRQRLKLRVNGELVDAPALAAPAAARASRRTLWVTGLVTSLVLAGFVSFYASADPDGLEKVAHDKGIDKKEEEHAAAGSPLAGYGLRDVSDARLSGGLAGVIGVGVTVVAGSAVFWAVRRRRSAGVSPASTAGTGV; via the coding sequence GTGCACGTACCAGACGGATTCATCGACGCCCCCACCTCCGCCGTCACCGGAGTGGTCGCCGCCGGCGCCCTCGCGGTGAGCCTGCGTGGCGCCCGCCGCGAACTCGACGACCGGACGGCACCGCTGGCCGGCCTGGTAGCGGCGTTCATCTTCGCCGTACAGATGCTCAACTTCCCGGTCGCGGCCGGGACCAGCGGCCACCTACTGGGTGGTGCGCTCGCCGCGATACTCGTCGGTCCCTACACAGGCGTGCTGTGCGTGTCGGTCGTGCTGCTGATGCAGGGCGTGCTGTTCGCGGACGGCGGGCTGACCGCACTCGGTGTGAACATCACCGACATGGCCATCGTCACCACGGTGGTGTCGTACGCGGTCTTCCGCGGACTGCTCGCCGTGCTGCCCCGCAAGCGGCGCTCGGTGACGATCGCCTCCTTCGCCGCCGCGCTGGTGTCCGTCCCGGCCGCCGCTGTCGTCTTCACCCTGATCTACGCGGCCGGTGGCACCACGGACGTCTCGATCAGCAAGGTGGCGACGGCGATGATCGGTGTGCACGTGCTGATCGGCCTCGGCGAGGCGGTCATCACCGCGCTCACCGTCAGCGCTGTCGTCGCGGTCCGTCCGGACCTGGTGCACGGCGCACGAGGCCTGCGGCAGCGGCTCAAACTGCGCGTGAACGGAGAGCTGGTCGACGCGCCGGCCCTCGCGGCGCCCGCAGCGGCCCGCGCCTCCCGGCGCACGCTGTGGGTGACCGGCCTCGTCACCTCACTCGTCCTCGCCGGTTTCGTCAGCTTCTACGCCTCCGCCGATCCCGACGGCCTGGAGAAGGTCGCGCACGACAAGGGGATCGACAAGAAGGAGGAGGAGCACGCTGCGGCCGGTTCCCCGCTCGCCGGTTACGGGCTCAGGGACGTCTCCGACGCCCGGCTGTCCGGTGGTCTCGCGGGTGTGATCGGCGTCGGTGTCACGGTGGTGGCCGGCAGTGCGGTGTTCTGGGCGGTGCGCAGACGCCGCAGCGCGGGCGTCTCGCCCGCTTCGACGGCGGGCACGGGCGTCTGA
- a CDS encoding SsgA family sporulation/cell division regulator, with protein sequence MSVVEQYARAHIVTDEEDPGAVPVVLRYDPDTDPRSVRFRLPGPHEWTFSRALLERGLRTPAESGAVRVWPCGRVQAVVEFHTDHGVEVVQFDSKTLLRFLRRTYTAEPVHS encoded by the coding sequence ATGTCTGTAGTCGAACAGTACGCGCGCGCCCACATCGTCACGGACGAGGAGGATCCGGGGGCCGTACCCGTAGTGCTGCGGTACGACCCCGACACCGATCCACGGTCGGTCCGGTTCAGGCTGCCGGGCCCGCACGAATGGACCTTCTCCCGCGCGCTGCTGGAACGGGGGCTGCGGACACCGGCCGAGAGCGGTGCCGTGCGGGTGTGGCCGTGCGGGCGGGTCCAGGCGGTCGTGGAGTTCCATACGGACCACGGTGTGGAAGTGGTGCAGTTCGACTCCAAGACCCTGCTCAGATTTCTACGCCGGACCTACACTGCCGAACCCGTGCACAGCTGA
- a CDS encoding penicillin-binding transpeptidase domain-containing protein yields the protein MGKRRRVVERRKTRPAVLGGMMAVVVGAGVGVYALYGGGAAADERTATTAAHKAVKTGPLTAAEVRTAATRFLTAWEQGKVTDAAADTDDPSAAGKLLTSYAKDAHLKDVALTAGTATGSKVPFCVKATVSYRNLTKPLSYGSSLTVVRRASDGEPLVKWRPAVVHPDLRSGDSLVTGETGTPPVMAVDRDGGELTTVEYPSLGTVLDGLREKYGKTAGGKAAVELRVVRGKASKAAKVSDKTLLELRKGSPGKVKTTLSPTLQAEAERLVDRREHASVVVLRPSTGEILAVANSGHGFNVGFQGALAPGSTMKIITSSLLIEKGLASADKGHPCPKTSAYGGWKFHNEDGFEIKGGTFKASFARSCNTAFISQAKKLGNGDLTKQAEQVFGLSMNNWAIGVPSVDGSVPVQSGASMAASLIGQGGVRMNPLNMASVAATVKSGSFHQPYLVSPSVDHRTLATASRTLSAGTLAQLRELMQYTAAYGTAAEAMSGLGPDYGAKTGSAEVDGQKKPNGWFTAYRGDLAAAGVVQAGGHGGDTAGPIVAALLKKGG from the coding sequence GTGGGCAAGAGAAGGCGCGTCGTCGAGCGACGGAAGACCAGACCCGCTGTGCTCGGCGGGATGATGGCCGTGGTCGTCGGCGCCGGAGTCGGTGTGTACGCGCTGTACGGGGGCGGTGCCGCCGCCGACGAGCGGACGGCCACCACGGCCGCCCACAAGGCCGTCAAGACCGGCCCGCTCACCGCGGCCGAGGTCCGCACGGCAGCCACGCGCTTCCTCACCGCCTGGGAGCAGGGCAAGGTCACCGACGCCGCGGCCGATACCGACGACCCGTCCGCCGCGGGCAAGCTGCTCACGAGCTACGCCAAGGACGCGCACCTGAAGGACGTCGCGCTCACGGCCGGAACAGCCACGGGTAGCAAGGTGCCGTTCTGCGTCAAGGCGACGGTGTCGTACCGGAACCTCACCAAGCCGCTGTCCTACGGCAGCTCCCTCACCGTCGTGCGGCGGGCGAGCGACGGCGAGCCGCTGGTCAAGTGGCGCCCTGCCGTTGTCCACCCGGACCTCAGGAGCGGCGACTCACTGGTCACCGGCGAGACCGGCACCCCACCCGTGATGGCGGTGGACCGTGACGGAGGCGAGCTGACGACCGTCGAGTACCCGTCGCTCGGCACGGTACTGGACGGTCTCCGGGAGAAGTACGGCAAGACGGCCGGCGGCAAAGCAGCCGTCGAGCTGCGCGTGGTCCGCGGCAAGGCGTCCAAGGCGGCCAAGGTGTCCGACAAGACACTCCTGGAGCTGCGCAAGGGCAGCCCGGGCAAGGTGAAGACCACACTCAGTCCCACCCTCCAGGCGGAGGCCGAGCGGCTGGTCGACCGACGGGAGCACGCCTCGGTGGTCGTGCTGCGGCCGTCGACGGGCGAGATCCTCGCGGTCGCCAACAGCGGGCACGGCTTCAACGTCGGCTTCCAGGGCGCCCTGGCACCGGGCTCCACGATGAAGATCATCACTTCGTCGCTGCTGATCGAGAAGGGCCTGGCATCGGCGGACAAGGGGCACCCCTGCCCCAAGACGTCCGCCTACGGCGGCTGGAAGTTCCACAACGAGGACGGCTTCGAGATCAAGGGCGGTACGTTCAAGGCGAGCTTCGCCCGCTCCTGCAACACCGCCTTCATCAGTCAGGCGAAGAAACTGGGGAACGGCGACCTGACCAAGCAGGCAGAGCAGGTGTTCGGCCTGTCCATGAACAACTGGGCGATCGGCGTGCCCAGCGTCGATGGCTCGGTGCCGGTGCAGTCAGGGGCCTCAATGGCGGCCTCGCTGATCGGTCAGGGCGGGGTCCGGATGAACCCGTTGAACATGGCCTCGGTGGCGGCCACGGTGAAGTCGGGCTCGTTCCACCAGCCGTACCTGGTATCCCCGTCCGTCGACCACCGCACGCTGGCCACCGCCTCACGCACCCTGTCGGCGGGCACCCTGGCCCAGCTGCGCGAGCTGATGCAGTACACGGCCGCCTACGGCACCGCCGCCGAGGCCATGTCCGGGTTGGGCCCGGACTACGGTGCGAAGACCGGCTCGGCCGAGGTCGACGGGCAGAAGAAGCCGAACGGCTGGTTCACCGCCTACCGCGGCGACCTCGCCGCCGCGGGCGTGGTTCAGGCGGGCGGTCACGGCGGCGACACGGCGGGCCCGATCGTGGCGGCGCTGCTGAAGAAGGGCGGCTGA
- a CDS encoding PP2C family protein-serine/threonine phosphatase: MKSLLRSPPSTGAGGHGRVLFALMQCVPFLIALAVLVIELTPAHFIYTGPFLTAVPALAAVTMGPRGTAAAALLALAISVTTATYNQAWGTLQVYTNFLALALVTAAGLVTSRAVQARRQRELDQVRRIAVAAQDVVLRPVPPRLGPLLAGSLSLAAGTGAQVGGDLYEAVQTRYGVRMIVGDVRGKGLSAVRAVAVAVGAFREAVHYENDLVEVMNHCSAALRRAVAASAAHDSDILLEGFTTALIAQVPDESVVQLVNRGHPPPLLLHRGRATALMPSTPSPPLGLEDLGPPAEPETYPFLPGDRLLLYTDGVIEARNRGNEFFALPETMEGIHDSTTPPEFLEQLHLRLTRHTGGDLTDDVAMILVDRLDGTAPEPPAGHAR; encoded by the coding sequence ATGAAGTCGCTCTTGCGCTCACCTCCCTCGACGGGAGCGGGCGGGCACGGCCGGGTCCTCTTCGCGCTGATGCAGTGCGTGCCCTTCCTGATTGCGCTGGCCGTGCTGGTCATCGAGCTCACGCCTGCGCACTTCATCTACACCGGCCCCTTCCTCACCGCGGTACCGGCGCTGGCGGCGGTGACGATGGGCCCTAGGGGCACCGCCGCGGCGGCGCTGCTCGCACTGGCGATCAGTGTGACCACCGCGACGTACAACCAGGCCTGGGGCACTCTGCAGGTCTATACCAATTTTCTGGCTCTGGCCCTGGTGACCGCTGCCGGTCTCGTCACCAGCCGCGCCGTGCAGGCACGCCGGCAGAGAGAGCTCGACCAAGTCCGCCGGATCGCGGTGGCGGCCCAGGACGTCGTCCTGCGACCCGTTCCCCCGCGACTGGGCCCGCTCCTGGCGGGCAGCCTGAGCCTCGCGGCCGGGACGGGGGCGCAGGTGGGCGGTGACCTGTACGAAGCCGTGCAGACGCGCTACGGCGTCCGGATGATCGTCGGGGACGTCCGGGGAAAGGGGCTGTCCGCGGTACGGGCCGTCGCGGTGGCGGTGGGGGCGTTCCGGGAAGCCGTGCACTACGAGAACGACCTGGTGGAGGTCATGAACCACTGCTCGGCCGCGCTCCGACGGGCGGTCGCCGCGTCGGCCGCGCATGACTCGGACATCCTGCTGGAGGGGTTCACCACCGCTCTCATCGCCCAGGTGCCCGACGAATCCGTGGTGCAACTGGTGAATCGCGGCCACCCCCCGCCGCTGCTGCTACACCGGGGCAGAGCCACGGCGCTGATGCCCTCCACGCCGTCGCCGCCGCTCGGCCTGGAAGACCTCGGTCCTCCCGCCGAACCCGAGACCTACCCGTTCCTCCCTGGCGACCGCCTGCTGCTCTACACCGACGGTGTCATCGAGGCCCGCAACCGGGGCAACGAGTTCTTCGCCCTGCCGGAGACCATGGAGGGGATACACGACAGCACCACCCCGCCGGAATTCCTGGAGCAACTGCACCTGAGGTTGACCCGCCACACCGGGGGTGACCTGACGGACGACGTGGCGATGATTCTCGTCGACCGGCTCGACGGCACCGCGCCGGAGCCGCCCGCCGGTCACGCCCGCTGA
- a CDS encoding dolichyl-phosphate-mannose--protein mannosyltransferase, whose amino-acid sequence MTSTASSMDHLRQDQAPHDRRPSWQRRLRRYGYTPAGEAPTDDVRDRLVPPYAEPSPRLWQVLGVPPVLAERITRWSGWGGPLLVTLMAGLMRFWNLGSPRAVIFDETYYAKDAWAIVHRGFEVNWDKNANDLVLQTHGHLAIPTDASYVVHPPVGKYVIGLGELVFGFNPFGWRFMTALLGTLSVLLLCRIGRRIFRSTFLGCLAGALLAVDGLHFVMSRTSLLDGVLMFFVVAAFGCLILDRDRSRKKLADALPAGPDGRVRPNAHLSDTFRFGLRPWRWAAGLLLGLAAATKWNGLFFLAAFCVMTLLWDVGARKVAGARHPYTAVLKYDTGLAFLATVPVALVVYVASWTGWILSPTDGTGGYFRNWAATAGKGGSWTFLPDWLRSLWHYEHEVYEFNIHLTSPHTYQSNPWSWIVLGRPVSYFYQSPAPGTDGCPADAGQKCAREVLAIGTPLLWWAACIAILYVLWRWAFRRDWRAGAIACGIAAGYLPWFHYQERTIFLFYAVVFVPFLCLAVAMLIGAIVGPPGSSDTRRVIGASAAGVLVLLIAWNFIFFWPLYTGTPIPLDEWQSRMWLDTWV is encoded by the coding sequence GTGACCAGTACCGCGTCCTCCATGGACCACCTCCGGCAGGACCAGGCACCGCACGACCGGCGGCCGTCGTGGCAGCGGCGGCTGCGGCGCTACGGGTACACACCGGCCGGGGAGGCGCCCACGGACGACGTGCGCGACCGGCTCGTGCCCCCATACGCCGAGCCGAGCCCCCGCCTGTGGCAGGTCCTCGGCGTGCCACCGGTCCTCGCCGAGCGGATCACCCGCTGGTCGGGGTGGGGCGGCCCGCTCCTGGTGACACTGATGGCGGGCCTGATGCGGTTCTGGAACCTGGGCAGCCCGCGCGCGGTGATATTCGACGAGACGTACTACGCCAAGGACGCCTGGGCGATCGTCCACCGCGGCTTCGAGGTCAACTGGGACAAGAACGCCAACGACCTGGTCCTGCAGACGCACGGCCATCTGGCGATCCCGACGGACGCGTCCTACGTCGTGCACCCGCCGGTCGGCAAGTACGTCATCGGGCTCGGCGAGCTGGTCTTCGGGTTCAACCCGTTCGGCTGGCGCTTCATGACGGCCCTGCTGGGGACGCTGAGCGTACTGCTGCTGTGCCGGATCGGGCGCCGGATCTTCCGCTCGACGTTCCTCGGCTGTCTGGCGGGCGCGCTGCTGGCGGTGGACGGGCTGCACTTCGTGATGAGCCGGACCTCACTGCTCGACGGTGTGCTGATGTTCTTCGTGGTGGCCGCGTTCGGCTGCCTGATCCTCGACCGGGACCGGTCACGGAAGAAACTGGCCGATGCGCTGCCGGCCGGCCCCGACGGTCGGGTCCGCCCGAACGCGCACCTCTCCGACACCTTCCGCTTCGGCCTGCGGCCCTGGCGCTGGGCGGCCGGGCTGCTCCTGGGCCTGGCCGCCGCCACCAAGTGGAACGGCCTGTTCTTCCTGGCCGCGTTCTGCGTGATGACCCTCCTGTGGGACGTCGGCGCGCGCAAGGTGGCCGGCGCCCGTCACCCGTACACCGCGGTTCTCAAGTACGACACCGGCCTCGCCTTCCTGGCCACTGTCCCGGTGGCGCTCGTCGTGTACGTCGCCTCCTGGACCGGCTGGATCCTCTCCCCCACCGACGGCACCGGCGGCTACTTCCGCAACTGGGCGGCCACCGCCGGCAAGGGCGGCTCCTGGACCTTCCTGCCGGACTGGTTGCGCAGCCTGTGGCACTACGAGCACGAGGTGTACGAGTTCAACATCCACCTGACGTCCCCGCACACCTACCAGTCCAACCCGTGGAGCTGGATCGTGCTGGGCCGCCCGGTGTCGTATTTCTACCAGTCCCCGGCCCCGGGCACCGATGGTTGCCCGGCGGACGCCGGCCAGAAGTGCGCGCGGGAGGTACTGGCGATCGGCACGCCGTTGCTGTGGTGGGCGGCCTGCATCGCGATCCTGTACGTGCTGTGGCGCTGGGCGTTCCGCCGCGACTGGCGCGCCGGTGCCATCGCATGCGGGATCGCGGCCGGTTATCTTCCCTGGTTCCATTACCAGGAGCGGACGATCTTCCTCTTCTACGCGGTCGTCTTCGTACCGTTCCTGTGTCTGGCGGTGGCGATGCTGATCGGTGCGATCGTCGGTCCGCCGGGCTCCAGCGACACCCGTCGGGTGATCGGCGCGTCGGCGGCGGGCGTGCTGGTGCTGCTGATCGCCTGGAACTTCATCTTCTTCTGGCCTCTGTACACCGGCACCCCGATCCCGCTCGACGAGTGGCAGTCGCGGATGTGGCTGGACACCTGGGTCTAG
- the rsmI gene encoding 16S rRNA (cytidine(1402)-2'-O)-methyltransferase: MTGTLVLAGTPIGDIADAPPRLAEELAGADVVAAEDTRRLRRLTQALGVTPQGRVVSYFEGNESARTPELVEELLGGARVLLVTDAGMPSVSDPGYRLVAAAVDKDIRVTAVPGPSAVLTALALSGLPVDRFCFEGFLPRKAGERLSRLREVADERRTLVYFEAPHRLDDTLAAMAEVFGAERRAAVCRELTKTYEEVRRGPLAELARWAADGVRGEITVVVEGAPEAGPEALDAGELVRRVRVREEAGERRKEAIAAVAVEAGLPKRVVFDAVVAAKRSAE, translated from the coding sequence GTGACTGGAACCCTTGTCCTCGCAGGTACTCCCATCGGCGACATCGCGGACGCGCCGCCCCGGCTGGCCGAGGAGCTGGCGGGCGCCGACGTGGTCGCGGCCGAGGACACCCGGCGGTTGCGCCGGCTCACCCAGGCGCTGGGTGTCACGCCCCAGGGGCGGGTCGTGTCCTACTTCGAGGGCAACGAGTCCGCCCGGACGCCGGAACTGGTGGAGGAACTGCTCGGCGGGGCACGCGTGCTGCTGGTGACCGATGCGGGGATGCCCTCGGTCTCCGACCCGGGGTACCGGTTGGTCGCGGCGGCCGTGGACAAGGACATCCGGGTCACCGCCGTGCCCGGGCCGTCCGCAGTCCTGACCGCGCTAGCGCTGTCCGGGCTGCCCGTCGACCGGTTCTGCTTCGAGGGGTTCCTGCCGCGCAAGGCGGGCGAGCGATTGTCGCGACTGCGGGAGGTCGCGGACGAGCGGCGGACACTGGTGTACTTCGAGGCCCCGCACCGGCTCGACGACACGCTCGCCGCCATGGCCGAGGTCTTTGGTGCGGAGCGGCGGGCCGCCGTCTGCCGCGAGCTCACCAAGACCTACGAGGAGGTACGGCGCGGTCCGCTCGCCGAACTGGCCCGGTGGGCCGCGGACGGCGTTCGAGGGGAGATCACCGTGGTGGTCGAGGGCGCCCCCGAGGCCGGGCCCGAAGCGCTCGACGCCGGGGAACTGGTCCGCCGGGTCCGGGTGCGAGAGGAGGCCGGCGAACGCCGCAAGGAGGCCATCGCGGCGGTGGCGGTGGAGGCGGGGCTGCCCAAGCGGGTGGTGTTCGACGCGGTGGTGGCGGCCAAGCGCTCCGCTGAGTGA
- a CDS encoding TatD family hydrolase — protein MPSNAGQTTTDDKNAAPPLPAPLQVPVADSHTHLDMQSGTVEEGLAKAASVGVTTVVQVGCDLNGSRWAAQTAAAYDSVHATVALHPNEAPRIVHGDPDGWSRQGAREAGGDGALDDALAEIERLAVLPQVKGVGETGLDYFRTGPEGKAAQERSFRAHIEIAKRHGKALVIHDRDAHADVLRVLKEEGAPERTVFHCYSGDAEMARTCAREGYFMSFAGNVTFKNAGNLRDALAVAPLELILVETDAPFLTPVPYRGRPNAPYLVPVTVRAMAAVRGFGEDALATALGANTARAFGY, from the coding sequence ATGCCTTCGAACGCCGGCCAGACCACCACGGACGACAAGAACGCGGCACCGCCGCTCCCGGCCCCCCTCCAGGTGCCCGTCGCCGACTCCCACACGCACCTCGACATGCAGTCCGGCACGGTCGAGGAGGGGCTGGCGAAGGCAGCGTCGGTGGGCGTCACCACGGTCGTACAGGTCGGCTGCGACCTCAACGGCTCGCGGTGGGCGGCGCAGACCGCCGCCGCGTACGACAGCGTCCACGCCACGGTCGCCCTGCACCCCAACGAGGCCCCGCGCATCGTCCACGGCGACCCCGACGGATGGTCCCGGCAGGGCGCACGCGAGGCGGGTGGAGACGGTGCGCTGGACGACGCCCTGGCCGAGATCGAGCGGTTGGCCGTGCTGCCCCAGGTGAAGGGCGTCGGCGAGACCGGGCTGGACTACTTCCGCACCGGGCCCGAGGGCAAGGCCGCGCAGGAGCGGTCCTTCCGCGCCCACATCGAGATCGCCAAGCGGCACGGCAAAGCGCTCGTCATCCACGACCGGGACGCCCACGCCGACGTCCTGCGCGTCCTGAAGGAGGAGGGCGCCCCGGAGCGCACCGTCTTCCACTGCTACTCGGGCGACGCCGAGATGGCCCGGACCTGCGCCCGCGAGGGCTACTTCATGTCCTTCGCCGGCAACGTCACCTTCAAGAACGCCGGGAACCTGCGGGACGCGCTCGCCGTCGCCCCGCTGGAACTGATCCTGGTGGAGACCGACGCGCCCTTCCTGACCCCGGTTCCGTACCGGGGGCGGCCCAACGCCCCCTACCTCGTGCCGGTCACGGTGCGCGCAATGGCTGCCGTGCGCGGCTTCGGCGAAGACGCGCTGGCGACGGCGCTCGGCGCGAACACCGCCCGCGCGTTCGGCTACTGA